From a single Arvicanthis niloticus isolate mArvNil1 unplaced genomic scaffold, mArvNil1.pat.X pat_scaffold_525_arrow_ctg1, whole genome shotgun sequence genomic region:
- the LOC117702165 gene encoding olfactory receptor 1468-like, giving the protein MPGNNQTAISQFLLLGLPIPPEHHHLFYALFLAMYLTTVLGNLIIIILIRLDSHLHTPMYLFLSNLSFSDLCFSSVTMPKLLQNMQSQVPSIPYAGCLTQMYFFLFFGDLESFLLVVMAYDRYVAICFPLHYTSIMSTKLCVSLVLLSWVLTTSHAMLHTLLLTRLSFCENNVIPHFFCDLSALLKLACSDIHINELVILIIGGLVVILPFLLIIVSYARIVSSILKVPSTRGIHKVFSTCGSHLSVVSLFYGTIIGLYLCPSANNSTLKDTVISMMYTVVTPMLNPFIYSLRNRDMKAALKRVFRKKTIF; this is encoded by the coding sequence ATGCCTGGAAACAACCAGACTGCCatctctcagttcctcctcctgGGACTGCCCATCCCCCCAGAGCACCACCACCTGTTCTATGCCCTGTTTCTGGCCATGTACCTCACCACTGTCCTGGGGaacctcatcatcatcatcctcattcgTCTGGACTCCcatctccacacacccatgtacttgtTTCTCAGCAACTTGTCCTTCTCTgatctctgcttttcctctgtcACAATGCCCAAGTTGCTGCAAAACATGCAGAGCCAAGTTCCATCAATTCCCTATGCAGGTTGCCTGACACAAAtgtacttctttttgttttttggagatcTTGAGAGTTTCCTCCTTGTggtcatggcctatgaccgctatgtggccatctgcttcCCTCTTCATTACACCAGCATCATGAGCACCAAGCTCTGTGTGAGTCTGGTGCTGCTGTCCTGGGTGCTGACCACATCCCATGCCATGTTGCACACTTTGCTGTTAACTAGGTTGTCTTTCTGTGAAAACAATGTGATCCCCCATTTTTTCTGTGATCTGTCTGCTCTCCTGAAGCTGGCCTGCTCTGATATTCATATTAATGAGTTGGTGATATTGATCATAGGAGGGCTTGTTGTTATACTTCCATTTCTACTCATCATAGTGTCTTATGCACGCATTGTCTCATCCATCCTCAAGGTCCCTTCAACTAGAGGCATCCACAAGGTCTTCTCCACTTGTGGTTCTCACTTGTCTGTGGTGTCACTGTTCTATGGGACAATTATTGGCCTCTACTTATGTCCATCAGCTAATAACTCTACTCTGAAGGACACTGTCATATCCATGATGTACACAGTGGTGACTCCCATGCTGAACCCCTTCatctacagcctgaggaacaGAGACATGAAGGCAGCCCTAAAAAGAGTGTTTCGAAAGAAAACTATCTTCTGA